A genome region from Populus alba chromosome 5, ASM523922v2, whole genome shotgun sequence includes the following:
- the LOC118061747 gene encoding GDSL esterase/lipase At4g10955 translates to MANSSGEVQEGQTVVVQEEEAHPYAFHVSGPRNVASPNWRDLINSSWKNENHKRTVFSCFIQAVYLLETDRQENRTEENALAPNWWRSFKYKLTQTLIDERDGSIFGAVLEWDRAAALADMVLIRPSGAPKAVLALRGTLLKGPTILRDIEDDLRFLAWESLKGSVRFKVALEALRSVAEMYGSRNVCVTGHSLGAGFALQVGKALAKEGMYVEAHLFNPPSVSMPMSLRNIGERAGFAWNRFKSMLPSSSETEAISEEGETANTVGLRSWIPLSGYKTSMGLKNWVPNLYVNNSDYICCSYTDPDVTENKQADKENAGPGNGQVAAKLFVMSKGKQKFLEAHGLEQWWSDDVQLQQALHNSKLMSRQLKSLYTFPASQPTQRTPQ, encoded by the exons ATGGCGAACAGTAGTGGTGAAGTACAAGAGGGGCAGACAGTGGTGGTTCAAGAAGAAGAAGCGCACCCGTATGCATTTCATGTTTCCGGGCCTCGAAATGTGGCCTCTCCTAATTGGAGAGACCTTATCAATTCTAGTTG GAAGAATGAGAACCACAAGCGAACAGTATTCTCCTGCTTCATTCAAGCAGTTTACTTGCTTGAAACTGACAGACAAGAGAACAGAACTGAGGAAAATGCACTTGCTCCAAATTGGTGGCGAAGCTTCAAATACAAATTGACCCAAACCTTAATTGATGAAAGAGATGGATCTATATTTGGTGCAGTACTAGAATGGGATCGAGCTGCAGCATTAGCTGACATGGTTCTTATTAGACCTAGTGGAGCACCAAAGGCTGTTTTAGCACTTCGAGGAACATTACTCAAAGGCCCCACAATCCTGAGGGATATTGAAGATGACCTCCGTTTTCTAGCCTGGGAAAGTTTGAAAGGTTCTGTCAGATTCAAAGTAGCACTGGAGGCATTAAGATCAGTAGCTGAAATGTATGGAAGCAGAAACGTATGTGTTACTGGTCATTCCTTGGGGGCTGGTTTTGCTCTCCAGGTGGGAAAAGCATTAGCTAAAGAAGGTATGTATGTGGAGGCCCATTTATTTAACCCGCCTTCTGTTTCTATGCCAATGAGCTTAAGAAACATAGGAGAAAGGGCAGGGTTTGCTTGGAATAGATTTAAGTCCATGCTTCCTTCTAGTAGTGAAACTGAGGCCATCAGTGAGGAGGGAGAGACGGCTAATACTGTAGGATTGAGGAGCTGGATACCTCTTTCAGGTTATAAAACTTCTATGGGATTAAAAAATTGGGTGCCTAATTTGTATGTGAACAATAGTGACTATATCTGTTGCTCCTACACCGACCCAGATGTAACTGAAAACAAACAAGCTGACAAGGAGAATGCAGGTCCTGGAAATGGGCAAGTTGCAGCGAAACTGTTTGTGATGTCCAAAGGAAAACAGAAGTTTCTTGAGGCTCATGGATTGGAGCAATGGTGGTCTGATGATGTGCAGCTTCAACAGGCTCTGCATAAcagcaagctcatgagcaggcAGCTGAAATCGCTGTATACTTTCCCAGCTTCACAGCCAACACAGCGAACCCCACAATGA
- the LOC118061742 gene encoding large ribosomal subunit protein eL20, whose translation MVVFRFHQYQVVGRALPTENDEHPKIYRMKLWATNEVRSKSKFWYFLRKLKKVKKSNGQILAINEIFEKNPTKIKNFGIWLRYQSRTGYHNMYKEYRDTTLNGAVEQMYTEMASRHRVRFPCIQIIKTATIPAKLCKRESTKQFHNSKIKFPLVFKKVRPPTRKLKTTYKASRPNLFM comes from the exons ATGGTTGTCTTCAGG TTTCACCAGTACCAAGTGGTCGGGAGAGCACTCCCAACCGAGAACGATGAGCATCCCAAGATCTACCGCATGAAACTTTGGGCCACTAACGAGGTCCGTTCAAAATCAAAGTTCTG GTACTTCTTGAGGAAGCTTAAGAAGGTCAAGAAAAGCAATGGACAAATTCTTGCCATCAATGAG ATTTTTGAGAAGAATCCTACCAAGATCAAGAACTTTGGAATATGGCTGCGATACCAGAGCAGAACAGGTTATCACAACATGTATAAGGAATACAGGGACACTACTCTGAATGGTGCTGTTGAGCAGATGTACACTGAGATGGCATCTCGCCACAGGGTTAGGTTTCCTTGCATCCAGATCATTAAGACTGCTACCATCCCTGCTAAGCTCTGCAAGAGAGAGAGCACCAAGCAGTTCCACAATTCCAAAATCAAGTTTCCATTGGTCTTCAAGAAGGTTAGACCCCCAACGAGGAAGCTCAAGACAACATACAAGGCATCCAGGCCCAACCTGTTTATGTAA
- the LOC118061745 gene encoding protein VACUOLELESS1, whose amino-acid sequence MANVSVAAEWQLLINRYYRKPELYPMRWKHIDLSRNKVACAPFGGPIAIIRDDSKIVQLYAESALRKLRIYNSAGILLSETVWKHPGGRLIGMSWTEDQTLICIVQDGTIYRYNVHCEVLEPNFSMGKECFEQNVVDCVFWGNGVVCLTEAGKLFCIPDFKQIKPCKLAEVGIGAEELPHCMAVIEPQYTVSGNVEVLLGVGSGIVIVDEDEVKFIDEEKIGGVVLKIAVSHNGRFLACFMHDGRLVVMNTEFRDFFQYQCESALPPEQMAWCGLDSVLLYWDDVLLMVGPSEDSVSYIYDEPVIFIPECDGVRILSNTSMEFVQRVPDSTVSIFKIGSTSPASLLFDALDHFDRRSAKADENLRLIRASLPEAVEACIDAAGHEFDVSRQRMLLRAASYGQAFCSNFQRDHIQEMCKTLRVLNAVRDPEIGIPLSIEQYKLLSAPILIGRLINAHQHLLALRISEYVGMNQEVVIMHWSCTKITASLAIPDAALLEILLDKLKLCKGISYAAVAAHADRSGRRKLAAMLVDHEPRSSKQVPLLLSIAEEDTALMKATESGDADLVYLVLFHIWQKRPALEFFGTIQARPLARDLFIAYARCYKHEFLKDFFLSTGQLQEVAFLLWKDSWELGKNPMGSKGSPLHGPRIKLIEKAHNLFSETKEHTFESKAAEEHAKLLRIQHELEVSTKQPIFVDSSISDTIRTCIALGNHRAAMRVKTEFKVSEKRWYWLKVFALVNIRDWEALEKFSKEKRPPMGFRPFVEACIDVDEKAEALKYIPKLVDPRERAEAYARIGMAKEAADAASQAKDGELLGRLKLSFAQNTAASSIFDTLRDRLSFQGV is encoded by the exons ATGGCAAACGTCTCCGTCGCGGCGGAATGGCAACTACTAATTAACCGATACTACCGAAAACCTGAACTCTACCCGATGCGATGGAAACACATAGACTTAAGCCGCAACAAGGTAGCCTGCGCTCCCTTCGGCGGTCCAATCGCTATAATACGCGACGATTCCAAAATCGTCCAGCTCTATGCCGAATCCGCCCTTCGAAAACTCCGAATTTATAACTCCGCCGGTATCCTCCTCTCCGAAACCGTCTGGAAACACCCCGGAGGTCGATTGATCGGCATGTCATGGACCGAAGACCAAACCCTAATTTGCATAGTTCAGGACGGCACGATCTACCGTTACAACGTCCACTGCGAGGTTCTGGAACCTAATTTCTCTATGGGGAAGGAATGCTTTGAACAGAATGTCGTGGATTGCGTGTTTTGGGGGAACGGTGTCGTGTGCTTGACGGAAGCTGGGAAGTTGTTCTGTATTCCTGATTTTAAGCAGATTAAGCCCTGTAAGCTTGCAGAAGTAGGGATTGGAGCTGAGGAATTGCCACATTGTATGGCGGTTATTGAACCGCAGTATACTGTTTCGGGTAATGTGGAGGTCTTGTTAGGAGTAGGAAGTGGAATTGTGATTGTTGATGAGGATGAGGTGAAGTTTATTGACGAGGAAAAAATTGGTGGTGTTGTGCTGAAAATTGCTGTTTCCCACAACGGGAGATTTTTAGCTTGTTTTATGCATGATGGAAGACTTGTTGTTATGAATACAGAGTTTAGGGATTTTTTTCAGTATCAATGTGAG TCTGCTCTTCCACCAGAGCAGATGGCTTGGTGTGGATTAGATAGCGTGTTGCTTTACTGGGATGATGTGCTTTTGATGGTGGGACCTTCTGAGGATTCTGTATCATATATTTACGATGAACCTGTGATTTTTATCCCTGAGTGTGATGGAGTGAGGATATTGTCAAATACGAGTATGGAGTTTGTACAAAGGGTGCCTGATTCTACTGTGTCTATATTTAAGATAGGAAGCACGTCACCTGCATCATTGTTGTTTGATGCCTTGGATCATTTTGACAGGCGAAGCGCGAAG GCTGATGAGAATTTGAGATTGATACGTGCATCCTTGCCTGAGGCTGTTGAAGCATGTATTGATgctgcaggtcatgaatttgatGTTTCCCGGCAGCGGATGCTGCTAAGAGCTGCAAGTTATGGACAAGCCTTTTGCAG CAATTTTCAACGTGACCACATTCAAGAGATGTGCAAAACTTTGCGGGTCTTAAACGCTGTTCGCGATCCTGAGATTGGCATCCCTCTAAGTATTGAGCAGTATAAG TTGCTTTCGGCACCCATTCTGATTGGTCGTTTGATTAATGCTCACCAACATCTTCTTGCACTGCGGATATCAGAATATGTTGGAATGAATCAA GAAGTAGTTATAATGCATTGGTCGTGCACAAAGATAACAGCTTCATTAGCAATTCCCGATGCAGCCCTCCTTGAAATCTTACTTGATAAG CTGAAATTATGCAAGGGAATATCCTATGCAGCTGTTGCTGCTCATGCAGATAGGAGTGGCCGCCGGAAGTTGGCTGCTATGCTTGTTGATCATGAACCACGCTCCTcaaaacag GTTCCTTTATTGTTAAGTATAGCAGAGGAAGATACAGCTCTAATGAAGGCAACTGAAAGTGGTGATGCTGACCTTGTTTACCTTGTCCTTTTTCATATCTGGCAAAAG AGGCCAGCCTTGGAGTTTTTTGGAACAATACAGGCCAGACCTCTGGCTCGTGATTTATTTATAGCTTATGCGCG GTGTTATAAACATGAATTCTTGAAAGACTTCTTCTTATCAACAGGACAACTTCAA GAAGTGGCTTTTCTCCTATGGAAAGATTCATGGGAACTAGGGAAAAATCCAATGGGCAGTAAAGGATCTCCACTTCACGGTCCACGCATAAAACTCATTGAAAAGGCCCATAATCTTTTTTCAGAGACCAAGGAACATACCTTTGAGTCGAAAGCTGCAGAAGAGCATGCAAAGCTACTGAG AATTCAACATGAGTTAGAAGTCTCTACAAAGCAGCCCATCTTTGTAGATTCAAGCATCAGTGATACAATTCGAACATGTATTGCATTGGGAAATCATAGAGCTGCAATGAGAGTTAAAACAGAGTTTAAG GTTTCTGAGAAGAGATGGTATTGGCTTAAAGTTTTTGCTTTGGTAAACATTAGAGACTGGGAAGCCCTGGAAAAGTTTTCGAAGGAGAAGAGACCACCAATGG GTTTCAGGCCATTTGTGGAAGCATGCATTGATGTGGATGAGAAAGCTGAAGCACTGAAATATATTCCAAAACTTGTAGATCCCAGAGAAAGAGCTGAG GCATATGCTCGGATTGGCATGGCAAAGGAAGCTGCTGATGCTGCTTCTCAGGCAAAAGATGGTGAATTGCTTGGTCGATTGAAATTGAGTTTTGCACAAAATACAGCAGCTTCATCAATTTTTGACACCCTACGTGATCGTTTGTCCTTCCAAGGCGTCTAA
- the LOC118061746 gene encoding cytochrome b561 domain-containing protein At2g30890: MQLLQKLVSFTTCAYLVILILLPFVNSTQEQLKTTGTRANNEKIMDKLSPKLLFEITLHGFLLWASMGFLMPVGILAIRMSHREACGRRLKILFYVHSISQMLSVLLSTAGAVMSIKNFNNSFDNHHQRIGVGLYGIVWLQALTGLLRPRRGSKGRSLWFFVHWITGTAVSLLGIISIYTGLQAYHQKTSRSIHLWTIVFTTEVSFIIFFYLFQDKWVYIQKQGVILGDEPVRPTHQVISPCEKKKESATESC, translated from the exons ATGCAACTTCTGCAGAAACTGGTTTCTTTCACCACCTGTGCGTATCTTGTTATTCTTATTCTTCTACCATTTGTCAACTCAACTCAAGAACAGTTGAAAACCACAGGCACTCGTGCTAACAACGAGAAAATCATGGACAAG TTAAGTCCTAAACTACTGTTTGAGATTACACTCCATGGATTTCTCCTGTGGGCCTCAATGGGATTCCTAATGCCTGTTGGGATTCTCGCTATCAGAATGTCACACAGAGAGGCATGCGGAAGAAGGCTTAAGATTCTTTTCTATGTTCATTCTATTTCACAG ATGCTTTCTGTACTTCTCTCCACAGCAGGAGCAGTAATGTCTATAAAAAACTTCAACAACTCATTCGACAATCACCATCAACGAATAGGCGTAGGCCTATATGGTATAGTATGGCTACAAGCCCTCACCGGGCTTCTACGACCGCGGCG AGGATCTAAAGGAAGAAGTTTGTGGTTTTTTGTGCACTGGATAACTGGAACTGCAGTATCTCTGCTGGGAATCATCAGCATATACACAGGATTACAAGCTTACCATCAGAAGACATCAAGAAGTATACATCTCTGGACTATAGTTTTCACCACTGAGGTCTcgttcattatcttcttttacctgttccaggacAAGTGGGTTTATATACAAAAGCAAGGAGTCATTTTGGGTGATGAACCAGTGAGGCCCACTCATCAAGTAATTTCTCCatgtgaaaagaaaaaggaatcaGCAACCGAGTCTTGTTGA